One window of the Haloarcula halobia genome contains the following:
- a CDS encoding ATPase domain-containing protein, producing MSTEGLSKIPSGTPGLDSVLRGGVPEAHTTIVYGGPGTGKTILALQYLAAGGDGLYVGFEERERELRRNAAALGIDLSDVRILDLSPKGEQFFTDESYTVFPTEEVDGEDLLDRIASELETSDVDRLVVDPLSELRALLPDDFQFRRKITSLFNALTNRGVTTVCTAQPPADPDGDDDLQFLGNTVVELRRTTEQRTLEVTKYRGSGFASGVHTYRIHAGTGARVYPKLVPGDHEQTHERDQLSSDVPELDALLHGGIERGSVTVISGPSGVGKTTTGSQFVQAAADRGERGLVYLFEELRADYLYRSTALGMELESFVDAGELEVEEVETLTRTPDEFAAHVREAVEERDIGFVMLDGIAGYRQGLRGEESTAALTRELHALCRYLKRMGVTVVLIEEIQYVTGEFSPTAHEISYLADNIVFLRYLETEGRLEKAIGVLKKRYGGFEKSLRWFSIESGEGLQVGEALAGYQGLLTGIAEPVDGQDSDPPRE from the coding sequence ATGTCCACCGAGGGGCTTTCCAAGATTCCATCCGGGACGCCGGGGCTCGACAGCGTGCTGCGGGGCGGGGTGCCGGAAGCGCATACGACAATCGTCTACGGCGGTCCGGGGACGGGAAAGACGATCCTCGCGCTGCAGTACCTCGCCGCCGGCGGGGACGGCCTGTACGTCGGCTTCGAAGAGCGAGAGCGGGAACTCCGACGGAACGCCGCGGCGCTCGGCATCGACCTCTCGGACGTCCGCATCCTCGACCTCAGTCCGAAGGGCGAGCAGTTCTTCACCGACGAGTCCTACACCGTGTTCCCGACCGAGGAGGTCGACGGCGAGGACCTGCTCGACCGGATCGCGTCGGAACTCGAGACGAGCGACGTCGACCGCCTCGTCGTCGACCCGCTCTCGGAGCTCCGGGCGCTCCTTCCCGACGACTTCCAGTTCCGACGCAAGATAACGTCGCTGTTCAACGCCCTCACCAACCGCGGCGTCACCACGGTCTGTACCGCCCAGCCACCGGCCGACCCCGACGGCGACGACGACCTCCAGTTCCTCGGGAACACCGTCGTCGAACTCCGGCGGACGACCGAGCAGCGGACGCTGGAGGTGACGAAGTACCGGGGTTCGGGGTTCGCGTCCGGCGTCCACACCTATCGCATCCACGCGGGCACCGGCGCCCGCGTCTACCCGAAACTCGTTCCGGGCGACCACGAGCAGACCCACGAGCGCGACCAGCTGTCCTCGGACGTCCCCGAACTGGACGCCCTGCTGCACGGGGGCATCGAGCGCGGGTCCGTGACAGTCATCTCCGGGCCGTCCGGCGTCGGGAAGACGACCACCGGGTCACAGTTCGTCCAGGCCGCCGCGGACAGGGGCGAGCGGGGGCTGGTCTACCTCTTCGAGGAGCTCCGCGCGGACTACCTGTATCGGTCGACTGCGCTGGGCATGGAGCTGGAATCGTTCGTCGACGCCGGCGAGCTCGAGGTCGAGGAGGTGGAGACTCTCACCCGGACTCCCGACGAGTTCGCCGCGCACGTCCGGGAGGCAGTCGAGGAGCGTGACATCGGGTTCGTCATGCTCGACGGCATCGCGGGCTACCGTCAGGGATTGCGCGGCGAGGAGTCGACGGCGGCGCTGACCCGGGAGCTACACGCGCTCTGTCGATACCTGAAACGGATGGGGGTGACCGTCGTGCTCATCGAGGAGATCCAGTACGTGACCGGCGAGTTCTCGCCGACGGCCCACGAGATCAGCTATCTGGCGGACAACATCGTGTTCCTGCGCTATCTCGAGACGGAGGGCCGACTGGAGAAAGCCATCGGCGTCCTGAAGAAGCGATACGGCGGGTTCGAGAAATCGCTGCGGTGGTTCTCCATCGAGTCCGGGGAGGGCCTGCAGGTCGGTGAGGCGCTCGCGGGGTACCAGGGGCTGTTGACCGGCATCGCCGAACCCGTAGACGGGCAGGACAGCGACCCGCCACGGGAGTAG
- a CDS encoding PAS domain S-box protein gives MDRNSSPSDTKVGLDITRDRNRELLEKLFEACDVVEFSGAVPDGTDVCIVDEAAIGRSPGRFETWQTEQSPVFAPVALLSETDDRTFGDLPTSIDSVLRIPMPKAELSDRIDNLLQMRDFSRELVAERQLTELVFESSPLAKLVLDPDGTVVRANRRAGALFESTPADLVGTKYHAGNWTAVRMDGSEIPREERALTRVLETGQSVYEYEHVISRPGEDDIWVSVNMAPILDESGGIAYVVAVLEDVTVRHTQAQERERQVDLFRKAQAIAKVGAWEYDAQQDSVYLTAEVYEILGLEPGTTLTMDAMFDQYNPADRETVRAAFRRALDDGEPYDVKLRVAVDDGAERWVRTRGEPQRENGDVVRVRGTVQDITEQKRREERLHQMTDAVDKAPIGIVLSDPTQDDNPLVYVNEGFVEVTGYEREAATGRNCRFLQGEKTDPETVARLRRKIDAEEPVTVTVRNYRADGTDFWNRVEVAPIRDESGTVVNFIGFQQDVTERVERQRQIKLLDRYLRHNILNKMNVVNGLAESIQRVGDPPVTDYATTIEEAGQTLLQNMEKEREVTKLLRSDPEPSPTGLMSLLRPVVAELADRYPDATIGLSGPESVTVTGIAALEQAFKELVDNAIEHNGSASPTVEVTVDPGPDTVSVRVADDGPGIPEMEADVLLDAGSESEVYHGKGLGLWLVYLVVTRSGGSLEFDAPDDGGGVVVVELQRADEPAG, from the coding sequence ATGGACCGGAACAGTAGCCCATCTGACACGAAAGTCGGCCTCGATATCACTCGGGACCGGAATCGTGAGTTGCTCGAGAAGCTGTTCGAGGCGTGTGACGTCGTCGAGTTCTCGGGTGCCGTCCCGGACGGGACCGACGTGTGCATCGTCGACGAAGCCGCCATAGGGCGGTCACCGGGGCGGTTCGAGACGTGGCAGACCGAGCAGTCGCCGGTGTTTGCCCCGGTGGCGCTCCTGTCTGAGACCGACGACCGGACGTTCGGGGACCTGCCGACGTCCATCGATTCCGTGCTGCGGATACCGATGCCCAAGGCGGAGCTCAGCGACCGCATCGACAACCTCCTGCAGATGCGGGACTTCTCGCGGGAGCTCGTCGCGGAACGACAGCTGACAGAGCTCGTGTTCGAGTCGAGCCCGCTGGCGAAGCTCGTCCTCGACCCCGACGGGACGGTGGTCAGGGCCAACCGGCGAGCCGGCGCGCTCTTCGAGTCGACACCGGCGGACCTGGTCGGAACGAAGTACCACGCCGGCAACTGGACGGCGGTCCGGATGGACGGGTCCGAGATTCCACGCGAAGAGCGGGCGCTCACGCGAGTCCTCGAGACCGGCCAGTCGGTCTACGAGTACGAGCACGTCATCTCGCGCCCCGGCGAAGACGACATTTGGGTGTCGGTGAACATGGCCCCGATTCTGGACGAGTCGGGCGGGATAGCGTACGTCGTCGCCGTGCTCGAGGACGTGACGGTACGACACACCCAGGCACAGGAACGCGAGCGGCAGGTGGACCTGTTCCGGAAGGCCCAGGCCATCGCGAAGGTGGGGGCCTGGGAGTACGACGCCCAGCAGGACAGCGTCTACCTGACGGCGGAGGTGTACGAAATCCTCGGCCTCGAACCCGGGACCACGCTGACGATGGACGCGATGTTCGACCAGTACAACCCGGCCGACCGAGAGACGGTGCGGGCCGCATTCCGGCGGGCGCTCGACGACGGTGAACCCTACGACGTGAAACTTCGCGTCGCCGTCGACGACGGGGCGGAACGCTGGGTCCGTACCCGCGGGGAGCCACAGCGCGAGAACGGCGACGTGGTCCGCGTCCGCGGAACCGTCCAGGACATCACCGAACAGAAACGTCGAGAGGAGCGCCTGCACCAGATGACCGACGCTGTGGACAAGGCGCCGATCGGGATCGTCCTGAGCGACCCCACGCAGGACGACAACCCGCTCGTCTACGTCAACGAGGGGTTCGTGGAGGTGACCGGCTACGAGCGCGAGGCGGCGACCGGCCGCAACTGCCGGTTCCTCCAGGGCGAGAAGACCGACCCGGAGACGGTCGCGCGGCTCCGCCGGAAGATAGACGCCGAGGAACCGGTCACGGTCACGGTTCGGAACTACCGCGCCGACGGAACCGACTTCTGGAACCGGGTCGAGGTGGCGCCGATCAGGGACGAGTCGGGGACCGTGGTCAACTTCATCGGCTTCCAGCAGGACGTGACCGAGCGGGTGGAGCGACAGCGACAGATAAAACTGCTCGACCGCTATCTCAGACACAACATCCTCAACAAGATGAACGTGGTCAACGGCCTCGCCGAGTCGATACAACGGGTGGGCGACCCACCGGTGACGGACTACGCGACCACCATCGAGGAGGCGGGCCAGACGCTGCTCCAGAACATGGAGAAAGAGCGGGAGGTGACGAAGCTGCTCCGGTCGGACCCGGAGCCGTCGCCGACCGGGCTGATGTCGCTCCTGCGACCGGTCGTGGCCGAGCTCGCAGACCGGTATCCCGACGCGACCATCGGCCTGTCGGGTCCGGAGTCGGTGACGGTCACCGGGATAGCCGCCCTCGAACAGGCGTTCAAAGAGCTCGTCGACAACGCCATCGAGCACAACGGCAGCGCGTCACCGACGGTCGAGGTGACGGTCGACCCCGGGCCCGACACCGTCAGCGTCCGGGTGGCGGACGACGGCCCCGGCATCCCGGAGATGGAGGCCGACGTGCTGCTGGACGCCGGTTCGGAGAGCGAGGTGTACCACGGGAAGGGGCTGGGGCTCTGGCTGGTCTACCTGGTCGTGACCCGCTCCGGTGGCAGCCTCGAGTTCGACGCCCCGGACGACGGCGGGGGCGTGGTCGTGGTCGAACTCCAGCGCGCGGACGAACCCGCCGGCTGA
- a CDS encoding excinuclease ABC subunit C produces the protein MDTAAVRDRAGELPREPGVYQFETDADRVLYVGKAVDLRSRVRSYADPRGTRIAKMVARADRIDFAVTDTETQALLLEANLIKRHRPPYNVRLKDDKSYPLVQLTDHPVPRIEVTRDPEEGATVYGPFTDKGRVETVIKALRETYGLRGCSDHKYSTRERPCLDYEMGICTAPCTGEISGDAYAQDVESVTRFFEGETGVLSDPLRREMEAAAAAREFERAANLRDKLDAVEAFHSGGDSAVSDTTHSATTDVLGVAVEGESAIVARLHAEGGKLVDRSRHTLEAPDGEGAAGVYRAFIPQYYAERELPDAILCAEAPADAELEGWLEDEGVALRVPGAGREATLVDLALKNARQRGGTDDGVGRLADALGIARPERIEGFDVSHAHGKSVVGSNVTFVDGQPETSGYRRKKLTERNDDYANMRDLVRWRATRALEGRDDRPDPDLLLIDGGDGQLGAARDALAETGWDVPAVALAKDEERVVTPDGVYDWPDDAAHLHLLQRVRDEAHRFAVQYHQTLRDDVSTALDDVPGVGPKTRTRLLRRFGSVDGVRAASVDELTAVEGVGEATAETIRTRLG, from the coding sequence ATGGACACAGCGGCGGTCCGCGACCGTGCCGGTGAACTCCCCCGCGAGCCGGGGGTCTACCAGTTCGAGACCGACGCGGACCGGGTGCTCTACGTGGGGAAGGCCGTCGACCTGCGGAGTCGCGTCCGGTCGTACGCCGACCCGCGCGGGACCCGCATCGCGAAGATGGTCGCGCGAGCCGACCGCATCGACTTCGCGGTCACCGACACGGAGACCCAGGCGCTCCTGCTCGAGGCCAACCTCATCAAGCGCCACCGGCCGCCCTACAACGTCCGCCTGAAAGACGACAAGTCCTACCCGCTGGTGCAACTCACCGACCACCCCGTCCCGCGAATCGAGGTGACCCGCGACCCCGAGGAGGGAGCGACGGTGTACGGCCCGTTCACCGACAAGGGCCGGGTGGAGACGGTCATCAAGGCGCTCCGGGAGACGTACGGCCTGCGGGGGTGTTCGGACCACAAGTACAGCACGCGCGAACGCCCCTGTCTGGACTACGAGATGGGCATCTGTACCGCCCCCTGTACCGGCGAGATCAGCGGGGACGCGTACGCCCAGGACGTCGAGTCGGTGACCCGCTTCTTCGAGGGCGAGACGGGCGTCCTCTCGGACCCGTTGCGCCGGGAGATGGAGGCCGCCGCCGCGGCCCGGGAGTTCGAGCGGGCCGCCAACCTCAGGGACAAGCTCGACGCCGTCGAGGCCTTCCACAGCGGCGGGGACAGCGCCGTCAGCGACACGACCCACTCGGCGACGACCGACGTGCTGGGCGTTGCCGTCGAAGGCGAGAGCGCGATCGTCGCCCGCCTGCACGCCGAGGGCGGCAAGCTCGTCGACCGCTCGCGCCACACGCTCGAGGCCCCCGACGGCGAGGGCGCCGCGGGCGTCTACCGGGCGTTCATCCCGCAGTACTACGCCGAACGCGAGCTGCCGGACGCCATCCTCTGTGCGGAAGCCCCCGCCGACGCCGAACTGGAGGGCTGGCTGGAGGACGAGGGCGTGGCCCTGCGGGTCCCCGGTGCCGGCCGGGAGGCGACGCTGGTCGACCTCGCCCTCAAGAACGCCCGCCAGCGGGGGGGCACCGACGACGGTGTGGGGCGACTCGCCGACGCGCTCGGTATCGCCCGGCCCGAGCGCATCGAGGGGTTCGACGTGAGCCACGCCCACGGCAAGAGCGTCGTCGGGTCGAACGTCACGTTCGTCGACGGCCAGCCGGAGACGTCGGGCTACCGGCGGAAGAAGCTCACCGAGCGCAACGACGACTACGCGAACATGCGTGACCTCGTCCGGTGGCGGGCGACGCGTGCGCTCGAAGGCAGGGACGACAGACCCGACCCGGACCTGCTGCTCATCGACGGCGGCGACGGCCAGCTGGGCGCGGCCCGCGACGCGCTGGCCGAGACGGGGTGGGACGTCCCGGCCGTCGCGCTCGCGAAAGACGAGGAGCGCGTCGTCACGCCCGACGGGGTCTACGACTGGCCCGACGACGCCGCTCATCTGCACCTGCTCCAGCGCGTCCGGGACGAGGCCCACCGCTTTGCCGTCCAGTACCACCAGACGCTCCGGGACGACGTCTCGACGGCGCTCGACGACGTGCCCGGCGTCGGCCCGAAGACGCGGACTCGCCTGCTCCGGCGCTTTGGCAGCGTCGACGGGGTCAGGGCCGCGTCGGTGGACGAACTGACCGCGGTCGAGGGCGTCGGCGAGGCCACGGCGGAGACGATTCGTACCCGGCTGGGCTGA
- a CDS encoding alpha/beta fold hydrolase, whose amino-acid sequence MHSDATVTVDGDRIHYLAAGDGPPVVLLHGGIIDAAAVTWSPVVDRLAADQTVVVPDLLGYGESDLPPGPYSVQRHADVVAGVLDGLGLAPVTLVGHSLGGGVAIQVALDRPDAVAGLVPVDAYGLGADLPNGRLSYLLARVQVLNRLAIALFRRSRGLTRASLGGIVHDLDALPAAAVDAVFAEVQRPTAGAAFRRFRAAEVTRDGYRTTFPDRFEDVSVPTHFVHGADDQLFPVSWAERAADRVPDATLTVVEDCGHWAPRERPDRVAELIRRVDEG is encoded by the coding sequence ATGCACTCCGACGCGACCGTCACGGTCGACGGCGACCGAATCCACTACCTCGCTGCTGGCGACGGGCCGCCGGTCGTCCTCTTGCACGGCGGCATCATCGACGCGGCTGCCGTCACCTGGTCACCGGTCGTCGACCGGCTCGCGGCCGACCAGACCGTGGTCGTCCCCGACCTGCTCGGGTACGGCGAGAGCGACCTGCCCCCGGGCCCGTACTCGGTCCAGCGCCACGCCGACGTCGTCGCCGGCGTCCTCGACGGACTGGGCCTTGCCCCGGTGACCTTGGTTGGTCACTCGCTGGGCGGCGGGGTCGCCATCCAGGTCGCACTCGACCGGCCGGACGCGGTGGCTGGGCTGGTCCCTGTCGACGCATACGGACTGGGTGCCGACCTTCCGAACGGTCGCCTCTCGTACCTGCTCGCCCGCGTGCAGGTCTTGAACAGGCTCGCCATCGCTCTCTTTCGGCGGAGCCGCGGCCTCACGCGGGCCAGCCTGGGCGGCATCGTCCACGACCTGGATGCGCTCCCGGCCGCCGCCGTCGACGCCGTCTTCGCGGAGGTACAGCGGCCGACGGCGGGGGCTGCGTTCCGACGGTTCAGAGCCGCGGAGGTGACCCGCGACGGCTACCGGACGACCTTTCCGGACCGCTTCGAGGACGTCTCGGTGCCGACGCACTTCGTCCACGGCGCCGACGACCAGCTGTTCCCGGTCTCGTGGGCCGAGCGCGCCGCCGACCGTGTCCCGGACGCGACGCTGACCGTCGTCGAGGACTGTGGTCACTGGGCGCCGCGGGAACGACCTGACCGCGTCGCAGAACTGATTCGCAGAGTCGACGAGGGCTGA
- a CDS encoding hemolysin family protein, with product MVNVALSVGQLVLALFLVVLNGFFVAAEFAFVRIRGTSVDQLVEEGRPGSGALQGVMTNLDNYLATTQLGITIASLGLGWVGEPAVAALIEPVLEPILPAGLIHLVAFAIGFSLITFLHVVFGELAPKTLAIAQTERLSLFLAPPMKFFYYILYPGIVVFNGAANAFTRSLGVPPASETDETLGERELLRVLTRSGEGGDIDVAEVTMIERVFDLDDIVVREVMVPRPDVVSVPADAPLSDLQSIVLEAGHTRYPVLAADDGDQVIGFVDVKDVLRAEVEGGDAEVVGDIAREIVIAPETMALSDLLRQFREEQQQMVAVIDEWGAFEGIATVEDVVEALVGDLRDEFDVDEREPSIRSRGDEGYDIDGSVPLSKINDMIEGELTSEEVETIGGLVLEQLNRAPERGDRVEVDGYVVEVTSVEGTRISTVRVHEREEDDSGVD from the coding sequence ATGGTAAACGTCGCGCTCTCAGTGGGACAACTGGTCTTGGCGCTGTTCCTCGTGGTTCTCAACGGCTTTTTTGTCGCTGCAGAGTTCGCCTTCGTTCGGATCCGGGGGACATCGGTTGACCAGCTCGTCGAGGAGGGGCGCCCGGGTTCGGGGGCACTCCAAGGAGTGATGACCAATCTCGATAACTACCTCGCGACGACGCAACTGGGCATCACCATCGCCTCGCTCGGGTTGGGGTGGGTCGGCGAACCCGCCGTGGCGGCGCTCATCGAACCCGTACTGGAACCGATTCTCCCGGCGGGACTCATCCATCTCGTCGCGTTCGCAATCGGCTTCAGTCTCATCACGTTCCTCCACGTCGTCTTCGGTGAACTCGCGCCGAAGACGCTCGCGATCGCCCAGACCGAGCGACTCTCGCTGTTTCTCGCCCCGCCGATGAAGTTCTTTTATTATATCCTCTATCCGGGAATTGTGGTCTTCAACGGGGCAGCCAACGCGTTCACGCGGTCGCTCGGTGTGCCGCCCGCTTCCGAAACCGATGAGACTCTCGGTGAGCGAGAGCTCCTCCGAGTACTAACACGGTCGGGCGAGGGAGGGGACATCGACGTTGCGGAAGTGACGATGATCGAACGGGTCTTCGATCTCGACGACATCGTGGTTCGGGAGGTCATGGTTCCACGACCGGACGTGGTGAGCGTTCCGGCCGATGCTCCCCTCTCCGACCTCCAGTCGATAGTCCTCGAGGCTGGTCATACGCGCTATCCAGTCCTTGCTGCCGACGACGGCGACCAGGTGATCGGATTCGTGGACGTCAAGGACGTGTTACGAGCTGAGGTGGAAGGCGGGGACGCCGAGGTAGTCGGCGACATCGCCCGCGAGATCGTCATCGCTCCCGAGACGATGGCACTGAGCGATCTCCTGAGACAGTTCAGGGAAGAACAACAGCAGATGGTCGCAGTTATCGACGAGTGGGGGGCATTTGAGGGGATCGCAACGGTTGAAGACGTCGTCGAGGCGCTCGTTGGAGACCTCCGAGATGAGTTTGATGTGGACGAGCGTGAACCCTCGATTCGAAGCCGTGGCGATGAGGGGTACGACATTGACGGGAGCGTCCCGCTGTCGAAAATCAACGATATGATCGAGGGAGAGCTCACAAGTGAAGAGGTCGAAACGATCGGTGGACTGGTACTCGAGCAACTCAACCGTGCGCCAGAACGTGGCGATCGCGTCGAGGTCGACGGATACGTCGTTGAGGTGACGAGCGTTGAAGGGACCCGAATCTCGACAGTCAGGGTCCACGAACGCGAAGAGGATGATTCAGGGGTGGACTAA
- a CDS encoding transposase yields the protein MSTSASTLQDVASVDDFLNVAATETVPLFEHLEFEFLLNYDVFAPALRGRTRVHQPPDLFCGFLHCYYKDIYGTRPVARELQHGLVWYYCGLDKPPSRDTVDRFLTDLEHVIDDVFDRLVEQAACRGLLDSTYSIDSTHIEAIQYNDAASWNYDPTAEDYYYGFGCTIVSTGPKIPIAAEFTQTKQADQETAMRVTRNALAVDTPIWMLGDSAYDVLDWHDHLLAAGVVPITPYNPRNTDDPKDIEYRVEDRIEEHSQDVQLKQSLLDETYNHRTGVERTNDAVKDCGLGHVRARGRVHARTEVFLALCLRLVVAITNYDRGNEPGCEKL from the coding sequence GTGTCTACGAGCGCCAGCACCCTGCAAGACGTAGCTTCGGTAGACGACTTCTTGAATGTCGCGGCTACCGAGACAGTCCCGCTGTTCGAGCACCTTGAGTTCGAGTTTCTGCTGAATTACGACGTGTTCGCCCCCGCTTTGAGGGGGCGAACACGAGTGCATCAGCCACCAGACCTCTTTTGCGGCTTTCTGCACTGCTATTACAAGGACATCTACGGAACGCGTCCGGTTGCACGAGAACTCCAACACGGCCTCGTCTGGTACTACTGCGGACTCGACAAACCTCCATCCAGAGACACGGTTGACCGCTTTCTCACCGACCTCGAACACGTCATCGACGATGTCTTCGACAGGCTCGTCGAGCAGGCCGCCTGTCGGGGCCTGCTCGACTCGACGTACTCTATCGACTCAACGCACATTGAGGCGATTCAGTACAACGACGCGGCGTCATGGAACTACGATCCAACGGCCGAAGATTACTACTACGGCTTCGGCTGTACGATTGTCTCAACCGGTCCAAAGATACCGATTGCAGCGGAGTTCACACAGACCAAGCAAGCAGACCAGGAGACGGCGATGCGCGTCACGCGTAACGCGCTCGCCGTCGATACACCAATTTGGATGCTCGGAGACAGCGCCTACGACGTCCTCGACTGGCACGACCACCTGCTGGCCGCAGGGGTCGTGCCAATCACCCCATACAATCCGCGAAACACCGACGACCCGAAAGACATCGAGTACAGGGTCGAAGACCGCATCGAGGAACACAGCCAGGACGTACAGCTGAAACAATCCCTCTTGGACGAGACGTACAACCACCGGACAGGAGTCGAACGGACCAACGACGCAGTCAAGGACTGCGGCCTCGGGCACGTCCGCGCCCGAGGCCGCGTCCACGCACGAACAGAAGTGTTCCTTGCACTGTGTCTCCGGCTCGTCGTTGCAATCACCAACTACGACCGAGGAAACGAACCGGGCTGTGAGAAGCTATGA
- a CDS encoding DUF5789 family protein has protein sequence MADDKQGRDEQADDEKRRQRERMQEEARTRADEEEPMRVDAGEGLGDLDVGLTSHDYPATKTELVAAYGDYELGTQDGKKSLEDVLASTDDEIYDSAEDVHRRILGLIGR, from the coding sequence ATGGCAGATGATAAACAGGGCCGAGATGAACAAGCCGATGACGAAAAACGCCGCCAGCGAGAGCGGATGCAAGAGGAGGCACGTACCCGCGCCGATGAAGAAGAGCCGATGCGCGTCGACGCTGGTGAGGGGCTTGGTGATCTTGATGTAGGGCTCACATCGCACGACTATCCAGCCACGAAAACTGAGTTGGTTGCGGCCTATGGCGATTATGAACTTGGAACGCAGGACGGCAAGAAATCCCTAGAGGACGTACTCGCTTCAACTGATGACGAAATATACGACTCAGCCGAGGACGTTCACAGACGGATACTGGGGCTCATCGGGCGATAG
- a CDS encoding formate/nitrite transporter family protein yields the protein MTESGPESRDTGDPTRVTAVLDSLIESGFHEINRETNGLLLSGFSAGLDIGFGPLLMAVILTLSPGGYGDLGTELLLASVYSVGFTFVILGRLELFTEHTTVAVMPVLAGRASLAELGRLWGWIYVSNLVGGAAFVALIVTLLPDLGVASPEAFETIALSLVNNGFTWLFAAGLLAGWLMGLLAWLVTAAQETTSRLIIIWIVTGVIGILHLPHSIAGNVEVLFGVFLSPQISAMDYVSFLALATMGNAVGGVVFVALLKYGHVVRGGD from the coding sequence GTGACAGAATCAGGACCGGAAAGCAGGGACACGGGTGATCCAACGCGAGTGACAGCGGTCCTCGATTCGTTGATCGAAAGCGGGTTCCACGAAATCAACCGTGAGACGAACGGATTGTTACTGTCTGGATTCTCTGCTGGGCTGGATATTGGATTTGGACCGTTATTGATGGCGGTGATACTCACCCTCTCACCGGGTGGGTATGGTGATCTCGGGACGGAGTTGCTACTTGCGAGTGTCTACTCCGTCGGATTTACCTTTGTCATCCTGGGACGGTTAGAACTGTTCACCGAACATACGACCGTCGCCGTGATGCCGGTTCTCGCCGGACGAGCGTCACTCGCGGAATTAGGCCGTCTCTGGGGCTGGATCTATGTCAGTAATCTCGTCGGTGGTGCGGCGTTCGTCGCACTCATCGTCACGCTGCTGCCCGATCTAGGTGTCGCCTCGCCGGAGGCCTTCGAAACCATCGCGCTCTCACTCGTTAACAATGGTTTCACATGGCTATTCGCCGCTGGCCTGCTCGCGGGGTGGCTGATGGGACTGCTCGCGTGGCTGGTTACCGCTGCGCAAGAAACGACAAGCCGTCTCATTATTATCTGGATCGTCACGGGGGTAATCGGGATCCTCCATCTCCCGCACTCAATTGCCGGTAACGTTGAGGTGCTATTCGGCGTGTTTCTGTCGCCCCAAATATCAGCGATGGACTACGTCTCGTTCCTCGCGTTAGCCACGATGGGAAACGCAGTCGGCGGGGTTGTGTTCGTTGCCCTGTTGAAATACGGCCACGTTGTCCGGGGCGGGGATTAG
- a CDS encoding universal stress protein, whose translation MYEDILLPFDGSDGAAEALHHAAEIAHWADATIHVLFVADTTRDSVTVVETEVVDALVQEGEDIVEEAEKTLNTLGIDYDSNVVQGHPAPTIVEYAEQYEYDVIVMPTHGREGVSRYLIGSVTEKVVRLSSVPVIAARMQPDEQLVFPYENILIPTDGSAGAAHAAEHGLSLAAALDATVHVLSVVDDTSLGLDVRSTVSGRERGQAATDAVDDVVSEAETRGVSNSVRHVEHGSPIEVILDTIDSNAIHAVVMGTTGRRGSDRILLGSVAEKTVRSAPVPVITVGRGE comes from the coding sequence ATGTACGAGGACATTCTGCTCCCGTTCGATGGAAGCGATGGGGCTGCGGAGGCATTACATCACGCTGCCGAGATTGCACACTGGGCCGACGCCACGATCCACGTTCTGTTCGTCGCGGATACGACACGCGATAGTGTCACGGTCGTCGAAACCGAGGTCGTTGATGCTCTTGTTCAGGAGGGCGAGGACATCGTCGAGGAAGCAGAGAAGACACTGAACACACTCGGTATCGACTACGATTCCAACGTCGTCCAGGGGCATCCAGCGCCGACAATCGTCGAGTACGCCGAGCAATACGAGTACGACGTGATCGTGATGCCGACCCACGGTCGGGAGGGGGTGTCACGATACCTCATCGGGAGCGTCACGGAGAAGGTCGTCCGTCTGTCTTCGGTCCCTGTCATCGCAGCGCGGATGCAGCCCGACGAACAACTGGTGTTCCCCTACGAGAACATTCTCATACCGACCGACGGGAGTGCCGGTGCGGCCCACGCTGCCGAGCATGGCCTCTCCCTGGCAGCGGCGCTCGATGCGACCGTTCACGTGCTGTCTGTCGTCGACGATACCTCCCTGGGTCTGGACGTTCGCTCCACGGTCTCGGGACGGGAACGTGGACAGGCAGCGACCGATGCCGTGGACGACGTCGTGTCCGAGGCGGAGACACGCGGCGTTTCGAATAGTGTCCGGCACGTCGAGCACGGGTCCCCTATCGAGGTGATACTCGACACCATCGACTCGAACGCTATCCACGCCGTCGTGATGGGAACGACAGGGAGACGCGGGAGCGATCGAATCCTTCTCGGGAGCGTCGCCGAGAAGACCGTCCGCTCTGCACCAGTTCCCGTCATCACGGTTGGACGTGGGGAGTAG
- a CDS encoding universal stress protein: protein MAADEIIADAIETAEAATVDSVESKIEFGVPSKAIRNYIDAHDIDFAILGTLGQTDLSRYMMGGVSAKIVRTSPVPVM from the coding sequence ATTGCAGCGGACGAGATCATCGCAGACGCCATCGAGACCGCAGAGGCGGCGACGGTCGATAGCGTCGAGAGTAAAATCGAATTCGGTGTCCCGTCGAAAGCAATCCGGAACTACATCGATGCACACGACATCGACTTCGCGATCCTCGGTACGCTCGGTCAGACTGATCTCAGCCGATACATGATGGGTGGGGTAAGTGCGAAGATTGTCCGAACGTCGCCAGTTCCGGTGATGTGA